In Cheilinus undulatus linkage group 14, ASM1832078v1, whole genome shotgun sequence, a genomic segment contains:
- the klf11a gene encoding Krueppel-like factor 11a, with amino-acid sequence MLSLTVDRTDGLPVSTMELKQCIEYHDLEAAEALVSMSFWGQRLHKPRPLTPTSDSCDSIHLHSEGGDTPKDLIALSSLCMTPPHSPSFAEASTTAVLTTTSRPLPATPNPAIISNPHTCVTPPSSFTSETPAPHTELTCVAPPSRAMATSVIRHTADRLSAPPLPPPPCTSPPTETSTVGAPHTLPEEKDRPPLSPASPSSLPPSATPPHSSPPSSSPVSSSPVLCQVFPVSSRTGMISAFVQAPVQVQTQGGPKPILPQSPSSFAQPLLVGSAVPQGTVMFVVNQPQVSQATQGAQTVMTLGNTKLLPLAPAPVYMPTGASGGTSQADFSRRRNYVCNFPGCKKTYFKSSHLKAHLRTHTGEKPFSCHWEGCDKKFARSDELSRHRRTHTGEKKFVCNVCDRRFMRSDHLTKHARRHMTTKRATSWPAETRDLNKVALPKGQNRGPTLPVGVLVPTAN; translated from the exons ATGCTCAGCCTCACG GTGGACCGTACAGACGGCCTGCCGGTCTCGACGATGGAGCTGAAGCAGTGCATTGAGTATCATGACCTAGAGGCTGCAGAGGCGCTTGTCAGCATGAGCTTCTGGGGTCAAAGATTGCACAAGCCTCGCCCACTCACCCCAACCTCTGACTCCTGTGACTCCATCCATCTCCACTCAGAGGGCGGTGACACTCCCAAAGACCTGATCGCTCTGTCCTCGCTG TGTATGACTCCTCCTCACAGTCCAAGCTTCGCCGAGGCCTCCACCACAGCGGTCCTCACCACCACCTCCAGACCACTCCCAGCCACACCCAACCCCGCCATCATCAGTAATCCTCACACCTGCGTtactcctccctcctccttcaccTCAGAGACTCCAGCTCCTCACACAGAGTTGACCTGTGTGGCTCCGCCCAGTAGAGCGATGGCCACCAGCGTCATCCGTCACACCGCTGACCGCCTCAgtgctcctcctcttcctcctcctccgtgCACCTCCCCGCCCACAGAAACCTCCACAGTAGGGGCTCCACATACACTTCCAGAGGAGAAGGACAggcctcctctgtctcctgccAGCCCGTCCTCTCTCCCCCCGTCGGCAACGCCTCCTCACTCCTCCCCGCCGTCttcctctcctgtctcctcGTCCCCGGTTCTTTGCCAGGTGTTCCCAGTGAGCAGTCGGACGGGGATGATCTCCGCCTTCGTCCAGGCTCCGGTTCAGGTGCAGACTCAGGGCGGGCCCAAGCCCATCCTGCCTCAGTCTCCTTCCAGCTTCGCTCAGCCGCTGCTGGTTGGCTCTGCCGTTCCGCAGGGCACCGTCATGTTCGTGGTTAACCAGCCACAGGTCTCCCAGGCGACGCAAGGTGCACAGACTGTCATGACCCTGGGCAACACCAAGCTCCTCCCCCTGGCCCCTGCTCCCGTTTACATGCCAACTGGAGCGAGTGGCGGCACCTCACAGGCCGATTTCTCCCGCCGACGAAACTACGTCTGCAACTTCCCCGGCTGCAAGAAGACCTACTTCAAGAGCTCGCACCTGAAGGCTCACCTGCGCACACATACAG GTGAGAAGCCGTTCAGCTGCCACTGGGAGGGCTGTGACAAAAAGTTTGCCCGCTCTGACGAACTTTCCCGCCACCGCCGGACGCATACAGGCGAAAAGAAATTTGTCTGCAACGTATGTGACCGCCGCTTCATGCGCAGCGACCACTTGACCAAACATGCCCGACGGCACATGACCACCAAGAGGGCAACATCATGGCCCGCCGAAACCCGAGACCTCAACAAAGTGGCTCTGCCAAAGGGCCAAAACAGAGGCCCCACACTTCCTGTCGGCGTGCTCGTCCCCACAGCCAACTAA